CAATAATTACACTAATACTGGTAATGGTTTCAGCTTTAACAACTATAATGCACATGAATTATTATTCTCAATAAAACGTGCAATCGATAGTGTTAGCGAATTATCTAAACGTCAGCATATTATGGAAAATGCTATGACAGCTGATTATAGCTGGACTGAATCTGCTAAACAATATAAAGACTTATATAACAGCCTTACAAAATAATAATTTCTTTTGCTAAGGGTATATGGAGTGCTGTATGGTATACATTGCCATACAGCACTATTTTTTTAGTGATTTTTGAATTTATGAGGATTGATTAAATGATATTGCATAATTCACAAAGTCCGTATTATAGAAGTCCAAGAGGTGCAGTGCCGACAGATACAACAGTGAGGTTGGCACTTGATATTACGGATGAAAAATTAAAAGTTGAATCGGTAAAATTATATACATGGCAAGAATCTTTAGGTGCTACATATAAAAAGATGATGCCATCAGCATGGGATGAAAACCATTATATTATAGATTTACAAATGCCAGAAGAAGGCTGTCTTGTATGGTATTATTTTGTGATTAGACTAGAAGATGAAAGTCTTATTTATTATGGAAATAGTTCAGGACAAATGGGTGGCATCGGTAAAGCTCAAAAAGATGTACCTACAGCATATCAGATAACTGTATTTAAAGCTGATGCTAAAACGCCTGATTGGTTTAAAAAATCTGTAATGTATCAAATTTTCCCTGATAGATTTTATCGTAGTGGCAATGAATTACCGCAAAAACCGTATGCAGTATTTCATTGTGATTGGAATGACCCGCCGATGTATTATGTAGACCCAGATACACGTCGCGTTATCGCATATGATTTCTTTGGTGGTAATTTTAAAGGTATTGAAGAAAAATTGGATTATTTAAAGGACTTGGGTATATCTGTAATCTATCTTAATCCAATTTTTTTGTCGCGCTCTAATCATCACTACGATACAGCAAATTATTTTCAAACTGACCCTATGCTTGGAACGAATGAAGATTTTGAGCATCTTTGCCAGGTAGCAGAACAAAAGGGCATAAAGATTATTTTAGATGGTGTATTCAGTCATACAGGCAGTGATAGTATTTATTTCAATCGTTTTGGCAATTATCCTAGTGTTGGAGCATATCAATCGAAAGACTCGCCGTACTATGAATGGTATGATTTTAAAGAGTATCCAGATAAATACGATTGTTGGTGGGGGTTTGACAGCATGCCAAATGTCAAAGAAACAACTCCATCATATATGGATTACATCATTAATGATGAAAATAGCGTTATCAATTATTGGATGAAAAAAGGCATCAGTGGCTGGCGCTTAGATGTCATTGATGAATTGCCACGCCAATTTTCGCGCGCTTTTTATAAAAAGATGAAAAGCATAGATAAAGATGCTGTATTGATTGGTGAAATTTGGGAAGATGCTTCTAATAAAGTTTCTTATAATGTATCGCGTGAATATCTATGTGGTTATGAAGTAGATAGTGCTATGAATTATCCACTGCGCAATATAATGCTTGATTTTTTGTTAAATAAAAATGATGCTAAGATAACGCAGCAGCGCATTGCTAATCAACAAGAAAATTATCCAGCTGAAAATCTATATGCTATGATGAATTTATTGGGAAGTCATGATGTAGAACGTGTTTTGACTTTATTGGGAGAAGCACCTTCTATAGAAAATGTGCCAACCACGGTACAGGCTGATTTCAGATTAGATGATGAACATTTGCGCTTAGCAATTTTCCGTTTAAAAATAGCTATTTGTTGGCAAATGACTTTGCCAGGTGTTCCTTCTATTTATTATGGTGATGAAATTGGCATGCAAGGTTATCGTGACCCGCATAATAGAGCATCATATAATTGGGATAATGGTGATTGGAACTTAAGATATTTTGTAAAACGCATGATTGCATTGCGTAATAATAGAGCTGTTTTGCAGACAGGGTGGTATGTGCCTGCTTATGCTGATGGTGATGTATTAGCATATTTTAGAACGACTAAACTAGGAAAAGACCGTTTTGGCAATGATATGGATGATGATTGTGTATTAGTTGTTTTAAATCGCAATAATGTAAAATCAGCTACAATAACAGTTGATATGCATGGTTTTTGTCAAAATAAAATACACGAAATAACTGGTATGTATCCTGATGTAGAAATCATAGATAATAAGGCGCAAATCACTATAGAACCATTAAAAGCTTTAATTTTTGAACAAGTGAAGATAACTGAGCCATACACTAGACAAGCTGGCATTATTTTACATCCAACTAGCTTACCATCTGCATATGGTATTGGTGATTTAGGAAAAACGGCATATGATTTTGTCGATTGGTTAGCTAAAGCTGGTCAATCCATTTGGCAAGTATTGCCACTTAATCCTGTTGGATATGGTGCTTCACCGTACCAATCACCATCAGCGTTTGCGGGAAATATAATGCTTATTTCACCTGAAGAATTAGTTAAAATGGGACTTTTAACAGAAGACGATATAAAACTTGATTATGAAGCTGATGAAGATAGAGTCGATTTTGTTAAAGTAGAAGCATATAAAAATAAAATTTTGCATAAAGCATTTGTTAATTTTGTAGCAGATGAGGATTACAGCGTTTTCTGTGCTAAACAGGAAAGCTGGTTAGATGATTATGCTTTATTCATGGCACTTAAAAAACATTTTAAAGGTGAAAATTGGACAAAATGGGATACACCGATACGCCGTCGCCAACCACAGGCGTTGCAAGCTAGTCGTATTGCATTAGCGCATGATATAGCATATATTAAATTTACTCAATATATATTCTTTATGCAGTGGCAGAAATTGCATGAATACGCTAAAGAAAAGGGCATAAAAATTATTGGCGATGTGCCTATTTTTCCTTCACATGATAGTGCAGATGTTTGGACAAACCAAGACCAATTTAATTTAAATCCAGATGGAACATTAAAAACTGCTGCTGGAGTACCACCAGATTATTTCAGTGAAGATGGACAGCTTTGGGGCAATCCGCATTATTTATGGAAAGTAATGGAACGAGATAGTTATGCTTGGTGGCGTAAACGTATTGCTACATTATTAGAATTAGTAGATATTATTCGCATTGACCATTTCCGTGGATTTGAAGCGTATTGGGAAGTTCCAGGTGATGCTAAAAATGCACGCATTGGCAAATGGGTAAAAGGTCCAGGTCGTGATTTATTTGACACGATTAAAAAATATTTGGGCAATGTGCCGATTATCGCTGAAGATTTAGGTATAATTACACCAGAAGTAGAAAAATTAAAAACGGATTGTGGTTTCCCTGGTATGAAGGTTTTACAATTTGAATTGTATCCAAATGCACAGAAGGAACTAAATTTCACTTGTCCACAAAATTCTATCGTATATACGGGAACACATGATAATAATACGACATTAGGTTGGCTTGAAACAGATATAGCTCCGCAAGATAAAGCACTTTTGGCGGAATTTTTAAATGTTTCGATTGATGAAAATGAAGTATTGTTAAATAAATTGATTGAATTAGCGTACTTTAGTCAAGCAAGGCTTGCTGTACTTCCTATGCAGGATGTATTAGGTTTAGATGGAAATGCACGTATGAATTTGCCAGGTACAGTTGGAAAAAATTGGGGCTGGAGAATGCATGATGATGCTTTGACGGATAAAAAAGCAAAATGGCTTAAAGCATTGACGCAAAAATATCATAGATAATATACGTTAAAAGAAAATAACCTGACTTTAAAAAGGGTCAGGTTATTTTCATATTAGATTAAAGCTTATCATATTGAAAGTAGCATGATATAATGTTTTAGTAATTATGTTTAAAAAAGATAGGTGAAATTTTTTATGAAAATAGAAAGTAAAATATTATTGGCATTGTCTTTTAGTGCAATTTCGTTATGTACATATCAAGGACAAGTTTTTGCTAGTGATACTGATGTTGAGATTTTAAATTTTGTAGAAGACCAACGAAAAGAACAAAGAGAAGAAGCTAAAAATACAGAGATAAAAGATTTTAAAGAAGAACTAGATGCAGAATATGCTCGAGATGGTATTGTAATTAATGACTCAGAAAAAGCACCTATTATATTTGAAGGTAAGGATATCATGTATAATTCTGTTACTGGAGATGTATATGGTAAGGGTGATGTAAAAATCACACAAAATTATTCACGTATGACAACAGAAGATGCGCAGGGAAATTTAAATTCTGGTGATGTTAAAATTCCGCAAAAAGCGCATATGATGCAAGTTGCAAATCC
The window above is part of the Megamonas hypermegale genome. Proteins encoded here:
- the malQ gene encoding 4-alpha-glucanotransferase, which produces MILHNSQSPYYRSPRGAVPTDTTVRLALDITDEKLKVESVKLYTWQESLGATYKKMMPSAWDENHYIIDLQMPEEGCLVWYYFVIRLEDESLIYYGNSSGQMGGIGKAQKDVPTAYQITVFKADAKTPDWFKKSVMYQIFPDRFYRSGNELPQKPYAVFHCDWNDPPMYYVDPDTRRVIAYDFFGGNFKGIEEKLDYLKDLGISVIYLNPIFLSRSNHHYDTANYFQTDPMLGTNEDFEHLCQVAEQKGIKIILDGVFSHTGSDSIYFNRFGNYPSVGAYQSKDSPYYEWYDFKEYPDKYDCWWGFDSMPNVKETTPSYMDYIINDENSVINYWMKKGISGWRLDVIDELPRQFSRAFYKKMKSIDKDAVLIGEIWEDASNKVSYNVSREYLCGYEVDSAMNYPLRNIMLDFLLNKNDAKITQQRIANQQENYPAENLYAMMNLLGSHDVERVLTLLGEAPSIENVPTTVQADFRLDDEHLRLAIFRLKIAICWQMTLPGVPSIYYGDEIGMQGYRDPHNRASYNWDNGDWNLRYFVKRMIALRNNRAVLQTGWYVPAYADGDVLAYFRTTKLGKDRFGNDMDDDCVLVVLNRNNVKSATITVDMHGFCQNKIHEITGMYPDVEIIDNKAQITIEPLKALIFEQVKITEPYTRQAGIILHPTSLPSAYGIGDLGKTAYDFVDWLAKAGQSIWQVLPLNPVGYGASPYQSPSAFAGNIMLISPEELVKMGLLTEDDIKLDYEADEDRVDFVKVEAYKNKILHKAFVNFVADEDYSVFCAKQESWLDDYALFMALKKHFKGENWTKWDTPIRRRQPQALQASRIALAHDIAYIKFTQYIFFMQWQKLHEYAKEKGIKIIGDVPIFPSHDSADVWTNQDQFNLNPDGTLKTAAGVPPDYFSEDGQLWGNPHYLWKVMERDSYAWWRKRIATLLELVDIIRIDHFRGFEAYWEVPGDAKNARIGKWVKGPGRDLFDTIKKYLGNVPIIAEDLGIITPEVEKLKTDCGFPGMKVLQFELYPNAQKELNFTCPQNSIVYTGTHDNNTTLGWLETDIAPQDKALLAEFLNVSIDENEVLLNKLIELAYFSQARLAVLPMQDVLGLDGNARMNLPGTVGKNWGWRMHDDALTDKKAKWLKALTQKYHR